A single genomic interval of Candidatus Bipolaricaulota bacterium harbors:
- a CDS encoding NifU family protein: MEFKEQVEQVINEIRPHLQADGGDIELVEADASNGQVKVRLAGHCAHCPMATLTLQKLVEKNLKTKIKEVTEVINVTV; the protein is encoded by the coding sequence ATGGAATTTAAAGAACAAGTCGAACAAGTCATCAACGAAATAAGACCGCATCTTCAAGCCGATGGAGGCGATATTGAATTGGTCGAGGCCGACGCCTCAAACGGCCAAGTCAAAGTCAGATTGGCCGGACATTGCGCGCATTGTCCCATGGCTACATTGACTTTGCAAAAATTGGTTGAGAAAAATTTGAAAACAAAAATCAAAGAGGTGACTGAGGTTATTAACGTAACCGTTTAA
- a CDS encoding cysteine desulfurase family protein, translating into MNRIYFDNAATTKVDPQVLEAMLPFFTEKFGNPSSIHSFGQEAEAALTEAREKIADILGCQPKEAIFTSGATESNNLAILGVYESFKDKKPHFITSAIEHPAVLETFKELKNRGCEVDIIGVDHEGMIKLDELKAKIKKDTALVSIMYANNEIGVVWPIEEIAKIVAEAREKRTDKDLPIYLHTDAAQAFNYLPCKVNYLGCDLLTISGQKIFGPKGVGLLFIRNNTKISPITFGGHQEGGLRPGTINVALNVGLAKAMEMAEKNRAANVKKVKSLQDKLAEEILKIKDTKINGSLEHRLPNNLNISFKGAEGESILMLLDMEGIAVSTGSACSSGSLSSSHVLTAMGIKPEWSHGSLRITLGRFNTEVEVRQFLKVLPGIIEKLRQMSPK; encoded by the coding sequence ATGAATAGAATTTATTTCGATAACGCGGCGACCACCAAGGTCGATCCGCAAGTGCTCGAGGCCATGCTGCCGTTTTTTACCGAAAAATTCGGCAATCCTTCCTCGATTCATTCCTTCGGCCAGGAAGCCGAGGCCGCGTTGACCGAGGCTAGAGAAAAAATCGCCGATATTTTGGGATGTCAGCCAAAGGAAGCCATTTTTACTTCGGGCGCGACCGAAAGCAACAACTTGGCTATTTTGGGCGTTTACGAAAGTTTCAAAGACAAAAAACCTCATTTTATAACCAGCGCCATTGAGCATCCGGCGGTTTTGGAAACATTCAAAGAACTTAAAAACAGAGGTTGCGAAGTTGATATTATCGGCGTTGATCATGAAGGCATGATTAAATTGGATGAGTTGAAAGCCAAAATAAAAAAGGATACGGCGCTCGTGTCAATCATGTACGCCAATAATGAAATCGGCGTTGTGTGGCCGATTGAAGAAATCGCCAAAATCGTGGCCGAAGCCAGAGAAAAAAGAACGGACAAGGATTTGCCGATTTATTTGCACACGGACGCGGCGCAAGCGTTTAATTATTTGCCTTGCAAAGTGAATTACCTCGGGTGCGATTTATTGACGATTTCCGGGCAGAAAATTTTCGGTCCCAAAGGCGTGGGACTTTTATTCATCAGAAACAACACGAAAATTTCACCGATCACTTTTGGCGGCCATCAGGAAGGCGGCCTCAGACCGGGCACCATTAACGTGGCGCTCAACGTCGGTTTGGCCAAAGCCATGGAGATGGCGGAAAAAAACAGGGCGGCCAACGTAAAAAAAGTGAAAAGTTTGCAGGACAAACTGGCTGAAGAAATATTGAAAATAAAGGACACTAAAATAAACGGCAGTTTGGAACATCGTTTGCCGAATAATTTGAATATCAGTTTCAAAGGCGCGGAAGGCGAGAGCATTTTGATGCTTCTCGACATGGAAGGCATTGCCGTCTCCACGGGCTCGGCTTGTTCTTCCGGGTCATTGTCCTCCTCGCATGTTCTCACGGCCATGGGCATAAAACCGGAATGGTCTCACGGCAGTTTGAGAATAACGCTCGGTCGGTTCAACACGGAAGTTGAAGTCAGACAATTTTTGAAAGTTTTGCCGGGTATTATTGAAAAACTCAGGCAAATGTCGCCTAAATAA
- a CDS encoding iron-sulfur cluster assembly scaffold protein: MYSKKVLEHFTNPHNQGTIDDADAVGEAGNMRCGDIMKIYLKIKDDKIDDIKFETLGCAAAIATSSIMTDLVKGKTLEDALKVTDKDIVDSLGDLPPVKYHCSILATKALKDGIDKYRVSGK, from the coding sequence ATGTATTCAAAAAAAGTACTTGAGCACTTCACCAATCCGCATAATCAAGGCACAATTGACGATGCCGATGCGGTTGGCGAGGCCGGGAACATGCGTTGCGGCGATATTATGAAAATTTATTTGAAAATAAAGGACGATAAAATCGATGACATAAAATTCGAGACTTTGGGCTGCGCGGCCGCGATCGCCACGTCTTCTATTATGACAGATTTGGTTAAAGGAAAAACGCTCGAAGACGCCTTGAAAGTGACTGACAAAGACATTGTCGATTCACTCGGCGATTTGCCGCCGGTCAAATATCATTGTTCGATTCTGGCTACCAAGGCGCTGAAAGATGGCATTGACAAGTATAGAGTCAGTGGCAAGTAG